The DNA segment TTGAGTAATTATCTCGCTTCTCATATGGCGGGCGGTGAAGACCCTTATCAAAACAAAGGTGTCCGAGCTCGACTTTATCCCGCACTTCCACCTAAAAAACATATTTGCTTCTATCCTATGAGCAAAAAACGTGATGGTGCCGACAATTGGTATATGCTTCCTATGGATGAGCGTCAAAAACTTATTCGCGATCATGGACTAATTGGTAGAAGCTATGCTGGAAAAGTACAACAAATCATTGGAGGATCGATTGGTTTTGATGATTACGAATGGGGTGTCACGTTATTCTCAGACGATGCACTGGAATTCAAACGAATCGTGACAGAAATGCGCTTTGATGAGGCGAGTGCCCGTTATGCAGAATTTGGTTCTTTCTTTATCGGCAATCTTTTACCATCCGAAAATCTCTCTAAATTATTTACCATGTAATAATAGAATTTGGAATTTCTTTTAACAAGTCTGCTTTTTTAATGATTTGGTTAGGGAATTCCATTTTTTATTTCATAAAACTAACATTTTTGTAAGGATATCTTCCCTAATTGTCATTTGATACGATGGAATGCACTTCTTTTAAACGATAGAATAAACATATACTAAATGAATCTAGTTTTAAGGAGAGAAAATAATGGAGACAGTTTTACAAGCAAAAAATGTAAGAAAAATTTATGGAAGCAAAGGAAATGTATACACTGCACTTGAAAATATCAGTATTGATATTAAAGAAGGCGAATTCACAGGAATTATGGGACCTTCTGGGGCAGGTAAATCCACCTTACTAAATGTTTTATCTACTATTGATAAACCAACTTCTGGTGAGATTATGATTTCTGGACAAGAACTTGAAAACATGAATGAACAACAAATGTCTACTTTCCGCCGTGATAAACTAGGTTTTATTTTCCAAGATTACAACTTACTGGATACATTAACCATCCGTGAAAATATTATCCTTCCACTTGCACTAGCAAAACGACCAGTGAAAGAAATGGAAGCAAAATTAGCTATTATTAGTAAGAAATTTGACATCACCGATATTCTAGATAAATATCCTAGTGAAATTTCTGGTGGTCAAAAACAACGCACTGCAGCATCAAGAGCTATTATTACTTCGCCGAGTTTAGTGTTCGCTGATGAACCAACGGGTGCTCTCGATTCTAAATCAGCAACGAATTTACTCGAAAGCTTGCGTGATTTAAATGAACAAGATAAATCAACTATTATGATGGTCACACATGATGCTTTTGCAGCAAGTTTTTGCAAACGAATTTTATTTATTAAAGACGGAGAATTATATACAGAAATTTATCGTGGAACAAAAACACGTAAGGAGTTCTTCCAAAAAATTCTAGACGTCCTTGCAAAACTGGGGGGCGACTCAGATGACGTTATTTGATTTAGCTAAGAAAAATATTCGACATAATTTTGTCCATTACTTTTTATATTTTGCATCGATGATTTTCAGTATTATGATTTATTTTACGTTTCTTGTGCTCTCAAAAGATCCATCCGTCGTAGCGCGAATTGACCAATCTTCCAAACTTTCGACTGCATTTTCTAGTTCTTCTGTGATTTTACTTATATTTGTAGCGATTTTTATTCTTTATTCTAATAACTTCTTCACAAGAAAAAGAAAAAAAGAGATTGGCCTTTATTCATTACTTGGGCTTCGCAAAAAAGAAATCGGACGTATGTTGTTTTATGAAAACTTCATTATGGGGCTTGGAGCTCTAGTTGTTGGTATTCTTGCAGGCACATTACTTTCGAAAATTTTTGTAACGATTTTACTTAACTTAATTAACCTTGATAGCATTGGTGGCTTTGCCTTTTCGTGGGAAGCTGTCATTCAAACGAGTATTGTATTTGTCATCATTACATTATTCACCTCGTTTTCAGGCTACCGAATTATTTATCGCACCACTTTACTAGACTTATTCCATTCCGAAGCAAAACGCGAAAAAAGCCCAAAACCTTCTTTTATTTTGGCATTACTTTCTATCGTATTAATCGGACTTGGGTATGTGATAGCTGGACAACCACTTGAATCTAAAAATTCTATTTGGGTCCAACTTGGTTTCTCCATTGGAGCTCTCGTTATTTTAGCTTCTGTCATTATTGGTACGGCTTTATTTATTACGTTTTTCTTACCATATTTACTTACAAAACTAAGAAATAATAAACGAATTTTTTATAAAGGTAGCAATATCATTTCTACATCACAATTAACGTTTAGAATTTCATCCAATGCAAAAACATTGATAATTATATCCATTTTAAGTGCGACAACGCTCTCTGCTATAGGGACGATAAGTAGTATTTACTATCAAGCAAATACATCTGCAAACACGTCCTCACCTTCGAGTTTTGAATATTTAGTTCCTAAAAATAACGCGACAAACAAGGAGATAATCAAAACGGCTGAAAGTGATTCAGAACACCCCGTCGAGTTTAAACAGAAAAGTAATTATTTGATTGTTAAAGCAGAAGGAACTCGACCTGATTTTGTCGAATATGATATTAATGACGGTTTTCCAGTGATGTCTGAAACAGATTATAACTCTCTTGTGAAAAAACAAGGCACACCTGAAAAAACCGCTAAACTAAAAGAAAACGAAGCACAAATGGTCCTTTCAGTCACGTATGATGAAAGAGCAAGGAAAGAAATGATAGGAGAAAAATATACGCTAAAAGCCACCAATAAACCAACCGTTGAAATAAAATCAGTTGTGGTGAATTCACCTATTGCTTCTGTTCCCGGCCTACTTGTTCTTCCAGATAAACAAGTAGCACAATTAACAAGTGATCAAACCATTCCTTCTCAAGCCGTCGAATCTATTACTATCCAGAACCCAAAACAAGCCCATGATTTAGATAAAAAAATGCAGGCTGTTGTTCCAGAAGATTCCCATCTTATTTCTTATACAAATACCTATCAGCAAATCATCACAGTAACGGGTGTACTTCTATTTATAGGCATGTTTATTGGATTCGTATTCTTAGCAGCAACAGGAAGTATCATCTACTTCAAACAGCTAACAGAAGCTTACAACGACATCGGCACATTCGATATATTGAAAAAAATTGGTCTTAATCGAAAAGATATCCGTAAAATACTTGCTAAACAATTACTAGTTGTTTTCTTAATTCCTCTCGTTATTGGGATTCTTCATAGTAGTTTCGCATTAATCGGACTTTCACACATGTTAGCACTAGACTTAACATTACCAGTTGTCATTTCTACTGGTGTCTACACATTAATGTATATAGTTTATTATTTTGTGACATTAAACAGCTACACGAATATCGTTTTTGGTAAAAAATAAAAATCAGCCCTCTAATTAAGTTTAGAGGGCTGTCGTTATTTTTTCGCAATATAAGCAAATATTCCCGATAGAAAAGCCGATGATCCCATGAGAAACTGTAATCCGAATACTTGTCGTTCATTGCCACCGAATGTAATAGATAGATTATCTTTTGCAAAGTTAATCCAGTTGGTTACTGATAGATAATTCGTAAGTAAAATAAAAGCTGCCCCCATTAGTATCCCAACTAGTATAAAAGATATCCTACGCCAAGTTAACACCGTCATCAAAATAAAAATGATTGCCATAAAACACGCAAAGTAGGCATCTAGTGGCATCGTAAATAAAAATCCTTCTTTGACATTGTCCGAATGTAGCTGTTTAAAAATCACAATTGCTGTAAACACCGCAGTTACACCACCAAGTAATGAGAAGAAACCTGCTGCATATCGCCATTTTGTTTTCCAAGATTGATCTGTTTCTACTTCTTTTGCTTGGAATTTCGGACTAATAAATAGTAAAACTAACACTAAAATACTAGCAATACATAATAAAGTTCCCGACCATTCAAATGGCTGTTGAAATTCAAGATCTGCTAAAATTCTAATTTGGTAATAATAAACCGAAAATGCTTGGAAAAGAATAAAACAGCCAGTTATTATTATTCCAGCTAACCAGAACTTTTCTTTTTTAATAAAACTAACACCGATAATAAAAAGAGCTAGACCAAAACCTAATAAAACCCAATAATTCCAAACGAATATAAACTTATTTTCTTCTGCTCTAAAATAACCCATCACTGCACTCACGAAACTATAAAGTTGCGTCACGCCAAGCGCAATTAGCAAACTCCCGCCTATTCCTCTTAATTTTCCAGGCAATTTGCCCACTTCCCTTCCTATTTATGTCTTACCATGTTACCCTTAAAAACGAGGTGATAAAAATGAATTGGAACGTCTGGGATAAAAGTCAATCTGTTCCACTCGAATTGCTGTTAGAAGCTGATCCAAGTGAAGAACAAATCACTAAATACTTAACTAAATCTTATGTACTCCAATTAATAAATAATCATAAAGTGATTGGTATTATCTGCTTATTACCACTCAATAAATACCAACTTGAAATTATGAATATTGCTGTTTCTTCCA comes from the Listeria welshimeri serovar 6b str. SLCC5334 genome and includes:
- the hemQ gene encoding hydrogen peroxide-dependent heme synthase — its product is MNEAVKTLDGWFCLHDFRSIDWAAWRELNPANQELMLNELSHFLSDMEITKNIGEGEHTIYSILGQKADLVFFTLRDSLEALNEVENRFNKLAIADYLLPTYSYISVVELSNYLASHMAGGEDPYQNKGVRARLYPALPPKKHICFYPMSKKRDGADNWYMLPMDERQKLIRDHGLIGRSYAGKVQQIIGGSIGFDDYEWGVTLFSDDALEFKRIVTEMRFDEASARYAEFGSFFIGNLLPSENLSKLFTM
- a CDS encoding ABC transporter permease gives rise to the protein MTLFDLAKKNIRHNFVHYFLYFASMIFSIMIYFTFLVLSKDPSVVARIDQSSKLSTAFSSSSVILLIFVAIFILYSNNFFTRKRKKEIGLYSLLGLRKKEIGRMLFYENFIMGLGALVVGILAGTLLSKIFVTILLNLINLDSIGGFAFSWEAVIQTSIVFVIITLFTSFSGYRIIYRTTLLDLFHSEAKREKSPKPSFILALLSIVLIGLGYVIAGQPLESKNSIWVQLGFSIGALVILASVIIGTALFITFFLPYLLTKLRNNKRIFYKGSNIISTSQLTFRISSNAKTLIIISILSATTLSAIGTISSIYYQANTSANTSSPSSFEYLVPKNNATNKEIIKTAESDSEHPVEFKQKSNYLIVKAEGTRPDFVEYDINDGFPVMSETDYNSLVKKQGTPEKTAKLKENEAQMVLSVTYDERARKEMIGEKYTLKATNKPTVEIKSVVVNSPIASVPGLLVLPDKQVAQLTSDQTIPSQAVESITIQNPKQAHDLDKKMQAVVPEDSHLISYTNTYQQIITVTGVLLFIGMFIGFVFLAATGSIIYFKQLTEAYNDIGTFDILKKIGLNRKDIRKILAKQLLVVFLIPLVIGILHSSFALIGLSHMLALDLTLPVVISTGVYTLMYIVYYFVTLNSYTNIVFGKK
- a CDS encoding ABC transporter ATP-binding protein, with the translated sequence METVLQAKNVRKIYGSKGNVYTALENISIDIKEGEFTGIMGPSGAGKSTLLNVLSTIDKPTSGEIMISGQELENMNEQQMSTFRRDKLGFIFQDYNLLDTLTIRENIILPLALAKRPVKEMEAKLAIISKKFDITDILDKYPSEISGGQKQRTAASRAIITSPSLVFADEPTGALDSKSATNLLESLRDLNEQDKSTIMMVTHDAFAASFCKRILFIKDGELYTEIYRGTKTRKEFFQKILDVLAKLGGDSDDVI